In a genomic window of Curtobacterium sp. MCBD17_035:
- a CDS encoding terminase family protein, which yields MSGEVASPANDPGIFAEKLLGRPLWPHQLEVARSSARYRVICAGRQVGKSSVLATIALFEAFTRRNILVMLISAGEAASQRLLEECAALAGHSDMLRGSVLDESKSLLTLSNGSRILSVPASEKQIRGWSVDLLIADEAAFISGSVWSAAEPAIIARPGSRVILTSTPFGIDHFFRRLWRRGMDSPDAMYASWHWPSTVSPLISEDLLEEIRQHENPITFAREYLAEWADASGLLLTPDELQNSVLDYELVHPRDAHDHGQFRTHRFLGGSPFTEWELPRVIAGLDWGSAQDANAVVMLAALDDDRLNVPERTNRFAEGDHVFFVPHLEVHHRMLYGDFIDRLEQLASTFYVHVYVSETNGVGAYPTEELVRRLDRAWVDRRLAGWGHRKTWVSPVWTDNRRKQAMFGRLKGFLQQGRLVLPQHPELLSQLAALEMTETAAGNVQISVPETRGHDDLAMALGQALAGIGDTRRVPNQRYWLRPTDRPPQEVVTMPTGTRVPMPPRMLAPDNPDVFDAGVAGTEKDIRW from the coding sequence ATGAGCGGTGAGGTGGCATCCCCGGCGAACGATCCCGGGATTTTCGCGGAGAAGCTGCTGGGCCGTCCGTTGTGGCCGCATCAGCTCGAGGTGGCTCGTTCGTCTGCACGGTACCGGGTGATCTGTGCTGGCCGGCAGGTGGGGAAGAGCTCGGTGCTGGCGACGATCGCGCTGTTCGAGGCGTTCACCCGTCGGAACATCCTGGTGATGCTGATCTCGGCGGGTGAGGCGGCGTCGCAGCGGCTGTTGGAGGAGTGTGCAGCGTTGGCGGGGCATTCGGACATGCTGCGCGGGTCGGTGCTGGACGAGAGCAAGAGCTTGCTGACGCTGTCGAACGGGTCGAGGATCCTGTCGGTGCCGGCCTCGGAGAAGCAGATCCGTGGCTGGTCGGTGGACCTGCTGATCGCGGACGAGGCGGCGTTCATCTCGGGGTCTGTGTGGTCGGCTGCCGAGCCTGCGATCATCGCGCGGCCGGGGTCGCGGGTGATCTTGACGTCGACGCCGTTCGGGATCGATCACTTCTTCCGGCGGCTGTGGCGGCGGGGGATGGACTCTCCGGATGCGATGTACGCGTCGTGGCACTGGCCGTCGACGGTGTCGCCGCTGATCTCGGAGGATCTGCTCGAGGAGATCCGGCAGCACGAGAACCCGATCACGTTCGCGCGGGAGTACCTGGCGGAGTGGGCGGACGCGTCGGGGCTGCTGCTGACCCCGGACGAGCTGCAGAACTCGGTGCTGGACTACGAGCTCGTGCATCCCCGTGACGCTCATGATCATGGCCAGTTCCGGACCCACCGCTTCTTGGGCGGGTCGCCGTTCACAGAGTGGGAGCTGCCGCGGGTCATCGCGGGGTTGGACTGGGGGTCGGCGCAGGACGCCAACGCGGTCGTGATGCTGGCGGCGCTGGACGACGATCGGCTGAACGTGCCCGAGCGAACGAACCGGTTCGCGGAGGGCGATCACGTGTTCTTCGTGCCGCATCTCGAGGTGCACCATCGGATGCTGTACGGCGACTTCATCGACCGGTTGGAGCAGCTGGCCAGCACGTTCTACGTCCACGTGTACGTGTCGGAGACGAACGGTGTGGGCGCATACCCGACGGAGGAGCTGGTGCGTCGGCTGGACCGCGCGTGGGTGGATCGGCGCCTCGCAGGGTGGGGGCACCGGAAGACGTGGGTGTCACCGGTGTGGACCGACAATCGGCGGAAACAGGCGATGTTCGGCAGGTTGAAGGGGTTCCTGCAACAGGGGCGTTTGGTGTTGCCGCAGCATCCGGAGCTGCTGTCACAGTTGGCCGCGTTGGAGATGACGGAGACCGCGGCGGGGAACGTGCAGATCAGCGTCCCGGAGACGCGGGGCCATGACGACCTCGCGATGGCCTTGGGGCAGGCGTTGGCGGGCATCGGGGACACGAGACGGGTGCCGAACCAGCGGTACTGGCTGCGTCCGACGGACCGTCCGCCGCAGGAGGTCGTGACCATGCCGACGGGAACGCGGGTGCCGATGCCACCGCGGATGCTGGCGCCGGACAACCCGGACGTGTTCGACGCTGGGGTGGCTGGCACGGAGAAGGACATCCGATGGTGA
- a CDS encoding helix-turn-helix domain-containing protein, with product MVSPFEVTADGAIIGDMDELRRIVPWLQAKYREDAARRSGTGSRLLNDFISACAESVRVREVVGVPFPALTTGGPERIEVSVDEAAVVLGCSPTLVRRRAREGRWPARRIGHQWLIDITRFLED from the coding sequence ATGGTGAGTCCGTTCGAGGTGACCGCGGACGGCGCGATCATCGGCGACATGGACGAGCTGCGCAGGATCGTCCCGTGGCTGCAGGCGAAGTACCGGGAGGACGCGGCCCGACGATCTGGCACGGGAAGTCGCCTGCTGAACGACTTCATCTCCGCCTGCGCGGAGTCAGTTCGTGTCCGCGAGGTAGTGGGTGTGCCGTTCCCGGCACTCACGACTGGCGGTCCCGAGAGGATCGAGGTGTCGGTTGATGAAGCGGCCGTGGTACTCGGGTGCTCGCCGACCCTCGTGCGTCGAAGGGCTCGCGAGGGTCGGTGGCCGGCCCGCCGCATAGGACATCAGTGGCTGATCGACATCACACGCTTCTTGGAGGACTGA
- a CDS encoding tyrosine-type recombinase/integrase — MTAAGQELLPETTNVVPLRPFDTSRTRNSGTGMWTASGSHDVVEMAWMPVLTLFESYERAQGFADRTIEVRRAMLLALARATRKPPAEITATDLMMRMGRGIAPASMQRERADLQAFFRWVKASKLVKKDPAKDLPKVRVPKGRPRPMTLEQVEAMLNSGVYFRTRVMIMLGLYQGLRAHEIAKFRGEHIDLTASTLFVRGKGGKDRTIPLHPAIREVAKAMPDGYWFPGRGPNAGSHITYRSVSDLMTGAIRKAGITDPRITGHSLRHTYGTELVDAGVSIRVVQEMLRHDSLASTQIYTAVSSKRLQEAVLLMPTVSVPVTSARKR; from the coding sequence ATGACCGCCGCCGGCCAGGAGCTCCTGCCCGAGACGACCAACGTCGTTCCGCTGCGACCGTTCGATACGTCCAGGACGCGCAACAGCGGGACCGGAATGTGGACGGCCTCTGGGAGCCACGACGTCGTCGAGATGGCGTGGATGCCCGTCCTCACCCTGTTCGAGTCCTACGAACGCGCTCAGGGGTTCGCGGATCGGACGATCGAGGTGCGGAGGGCAATGCTCCTCGCTCTCGCCCGGGCGACGCGGAAGCCCCCAGCGGAGATCACGGCGACGGATCTCATGATGCGCATGGGCCGCGGGATTGCGCCGGCCTCCATGCAGCGGGAGCGAGCGGACCTGCAGGCGTTCTTCCGATGGGTGAAAGCGTCGAAGCTGGTCAAGAAGGATCCGGCGAAGGACCTACCGAAGGTGCGGGTCCCGAAGGGCCGTCCACGGCCGATGACGCTCGAGCAGGTCGAGGCGATGCTGAACTCCGGCGTCTACTTCCGAACCCGCGTCATGATCATGCTGGGCCTCTACCAGGGCCTCCGCGCCCACGAGATCGCGAAGTTCCGCGGGGAGCACATCGACCTGACGGCATCAACGCTGTTCGTGCGCGGCAAGGGCGGTAAGGACCGCACGATCCCGCTGCACCCGGCGATCCGGGAGGTCGCGAAGGCGATGCCCGACGGCTACTGGTTCCCGGGCCGCGGTCCGAACGCGGGCAGCCACATCACGTACCGGTCGGTGTCCGACCTGATGACGGGCGCCATCCGAAAGGCCGGGATCACCGATCCGAGAATCACCGGGCACTCGCTGCGCCACACCTACGGGACTGAGCTCGTGGACGCGGGTGTGAGCATCCGGGTGGTGCAGGAGATGCTCCGGCACGACTCACTCGCCTCGACGCAGATCTACACGGCCGTGTCGTCGAAGCGGCTGCAGGAAGCGGTGCTGCTGATGCCCACCGTCTCCGTGCCCGTCACCTCGGCCCGGAAGCGGTAA
- a CDS encoding Druantia anti-phage system protein DruA, with protein sequence MEVSAARGAGNLPPRGRAWSPGARTGDDADAAVRDGRWALVRALLREGVRLSGRGVVPVDGDVRSALARQWKRQHAAWRSRERDALEAWDAPLDLRLWGQPPEIDPLKVRPRFVVVSDVESADAALWRWVVLNAGWPVRRGTHRRIRVLVVDEGHGGRLIGVLGVSEASERLPLLHAWCGADVGATGSDRAWLLHVFEAVGPYRSTHGRMLLAGLVTSAEFHQVIHEEAGSDVAALVVREELGRRTFVGFEVPAGPVIRLGLGADHDWRVWGESAQLLLNAARSRLRDAPERVPDEGIALGSMVGRSGLAALGLGAQHTRG encoded by the coding sequence ATGGAGGTGTCAGCGGCGCGGGGCGCGGGGAACCTTCCGCCGCGAGGTCGCGCCTGGTCGCCGGGTGCGCGAACGGGAGACGACGCCGACGCTGCTGTGCGCGATGGGCGTTGGGCACTTGTGCGGGCGCTCTTGAGGGAGGGGGTTCGTCTGTCAGGTCGAGGTGTCGTGCCAGTCGACGGCGATGTGCGGTCCGCCCTTGCCCGGCAGTGGAAGCGGCAGCATGCGGCGTGGAGGAGCCGGGAGCGCGACGCTCTCGAAGCCTGGGATGCCCCGTTGGACCTTCGCCTGTGGGGCCAGCCGCCTGAAATCGATCCCCTGAAGGTTCGACCGCGATTCGTGGTCGTTTCCGACGTGGAGTCCGCGGACGCTGCGTTGTGGCGGTGGGTCGTGTTGAACGCAGGGTGGCCGGTGAGAAGAGGTACACACCGCAGGATTCGTGTGCTGGTCGTCGACGAAGGCCATGGTGGTCGGTTAATTGGAGTCCTCGGCGTCAGTGAGGCATCGGAACGACTGCCGCTGCTGCACGCTTGGTGTGGGGCTGACGTTGGCGCGACGGGATCGGACCGCGCCTGGCTGTTGCATGTATTCGAGGCGGTCGGGCCCTACCGCAGTACGCATGGTCGCATGCTTCTCGCTGGTCTCGTGACGAGCGCGGAATTCCATCAGGTGATCCATGAAGAGGCTGGTTCCGATGTGGCGGCGCTGGTGGTGCGAGAAGAGCTGGGCCGCCGAACGTTCGTGGGCTTCGAGGTGCCAGCTGGCCCGGTGATTCGATTGGGCTTAGGAGCAGATCATGATTGGCGGGTATGGGGAGAAAGTGCGCAGCTGCTGCTTAACGCGGCGCGATCGCGGCTCCGTGACGCGCCTGAGCGAGTGCCCGACGAGGGAATCGCTCTCGGGTCAATGGTGGGGCGTTCGGGTCTCGCAGCGCTCGGACTCGGGGCGCAGCACACCCGAGGTTGA
- a CDS encoding IS3 family transposase (programmed frameshift) produces the protein MGAPRKYPEELRERAVRLAVEARREPATRSGALRRIGEQLGINPETLRNWVQQAEIDAGDRPGVTTDDAARIAELEREVRELRRANAILKSASGFLRGGARPPVQQMITFIDQRKAEFGVEPICRTLQVAPSSYYAAKARPPSARSISDATRVVEVERVHRTNYGVYGARKVHAQLHREGHLMARCTVERLMRVAGLQGVSKRKGPKTTVPGPVGDRPADLVQRAFTATGPDQLWVADITYIRTFSGWVYAAFVTDVFSRRIVGWQLSRNMRTDLVLDALEMGIWTRQREHRDLTRLIHHSDRGVQYRAIRYTERLAEAGAVASVGSKGDSYDNALAEAVNSIFKAELIRHRGPWRGIEDLEIATVEYIDWFNHRRLHGELGMVPPVEFEHDHYRHNPAPITVEAALPSLH, from the exons ATGGGAGCACCGAGGAAGTACCCGGAGGAGCTTCGGGAGCGAGCGGTCAGGCTCGCGGTGGAAGCACGCCGCGAGCCGGCAACGAGATCCGGTGCGTTGCGTCGGATCGGTGAGCAACTCGGGATCAATCCGGAGACGTTGCGGAACTGGGTGCAGCAAGCCGAGATCGATGCCGGCGACCGGCCAGGCGTGACCACTGACGACGCGGCCAGGATCGCGGAGTTGGAGCGTGAGGTCCGCGAGCTGCGGCGGGCCAACGCGATCTTGAAGTCGGCGTCGG GCTTTCTTCGCGGCGGAGCTCGACCGCCCGTCCAGCAGATGATCACGTTCATCGACCAGCGCAAAGCCGAGTTTGGGGTCGAGCCGATCTGTCGCACGTTGCAGGTCGCCCCGTCGAGCTACTACGCCGCCAAGGCGCGGCCGCCGTCGGCCCGATCGATCAGCGACGCCACTCGCGTCGTCGAGGTGGAGCGGGTACACCGGACGAACTACGGCGTCTATGGCGCCCGGAAGGTGCACGCGCAATTGCATCGGGAAGGCCATCTGATGGCCCGCTGCACCGTTGAACGCCTGATGCGGGTCGCCGGGTTGCAGGGCGTCTCGAAGCGGAAGGGCCCGAAGACGACGGTTCCAGGTCCGGTCGGGGATCGACCCGCGGATCTGGTCCAGCGGGCGTTCACCGCGACCGGCCCGGATCAGCTCTGGGTGGCGGACATCACCTACATCCGCACGTTCTCCGGCTGGGTCTACGCCGCGTTCGTCACCGACGTGTTCTCCCGCCGGATCGTGGGTTGGCAGCTGTCGAGGAACATGCGCACCGATCTCGTCCTGGACGCCCTCGAGATGGGCATCTGGACGAGGCAACGCGAACACCGCGATCTGACGCGACTGATCCATCACAGCGACCGCGGCGTGCAATACCGAGCAATCCGCTACACCGAACGGCTTGCAGAAGCCGGTGCGGTCGCGTCCGTCGGGTCGAAGGGCGACAGCTACGACAACGCGCTCGCGGAGGCGGTGAACTCGATCTTCAAAGCCGAATTGATCCGCCACCGCGGTCCCTGGCGGGGCATCGAGGACCTCGAGATCGCGACCGTCGAGTACATCGACTGGTTCAACCACCGCCGCCTCCACGGCGAACTCGGCATGGTCCCGCCGGTCGAGTTTGAGCACGACCACTACCGGCACAACCCCGCTCCGATTACCGTCGAGGCGGCACTACCGAGCCTCCACTAA
- a CDS encoding metallophosphoesterase has translation MLRIARLPQEGIKRAPTDEDLGVVERGKNERERLSVRGNARLVWPTASGRPGANLTLEGETKVAVAGDWESLGEHVYGKLRLLRRLHPEVHTVLHLGDLRWEQPVRLAGGGRVYAHEGFLPRLEELLAELELRLLLTPGNHDDWSALGPAFAAHPERPRRLSPHIWAFPRGFRFSLAGRTFLSFGGAVSVDADRSLAEAPTDADVDRAARAGSVDVLLTHEPPNAGVREVEYIVAKPGRWSERRLTLSAASRRRIDRLVAAVQPALALHGHMHVGGRADDGNGRQTIALPVATEPDNLRLLDLPSLTVTDLGCSPATGVGL, from the coding sequence ATGCTGCGGATCGCACGCCTTCCGCAGGAAGGCATCAAGCGGGCGCCGACGGACGAGGATCTCGGCGTGGTTGAGCGCGGCAAGAACGAGCGCGAGCGACTGAGCGTTCGTGGGAACGCGCGACTGGTGTGGCCAACCGCGTCAGGACGTCCGGGGGCGAACCTGACGCTTGAGGGTGAGACGAAGGTGGCGGTTGCAGGCGACTGGGAGTCGCTTGGGGAGCATGTGTACGGCAAACTGCGGCTACTCCGCCGGCTCCATCCGGAGGTGCACACGGTGCTGCATCTTGGGGATCTCCGCTGGGAGCAACCGGTCCGTCTTGCTGGCGGCGGGCGGGTCTACGCCCACGAGGGCTTCCTGCCCCGGCTCGAAGAGTTGCTTGCGGAGCTGGAACTTCGGCTGCTGCTCACCCCCGGTAATCACGACGATTGGAGCGCGTTGGGGCCGGCGTTTGCTGCGCATCCCGAGCGTCCTCGGCGTCTCTCGCCGCACATTTGGGCTTTCCCTCGCGGTTTCCGCTTCTCACTCGCTGGTCGCACTTTTCTGTCGTTCGGTGGTGCCGTCTCTGTTGACGCTGATCGCTCACTGGCAGAAGCACCGACCGACGCAGATGTCGACCGCGCGGCACGAGCCGGCAGTGTGGACGTGCTGCTCACGCACGAGCCGCCCAATGCCGGCGTCCGGGAGGTGGAGTACATCGTCGCGAAACCGGGTCGGTGGTCTGAGCGAAGGCTGACCCTGTCTGCCGCGAGCCGTCGCCGAATCGACCGGCTGGTTGCTGCGGTGCAGCCGGCGCTCGCATTGCATGGGCATATGCACGTCGGTGGGCGTGCGGATGACGGGAACGGCCGCCAGACGATCGCACTGCCGGTCGCGACGGAGCCGGACAATCTCAGGCTCCTTGATCTTCCTTCCTTGACGGTGACGGATCTTGGTTGTTCCCCAGCGACGGGTGTGGGCCTGTGA